One genomic window of Corynebacterium diphtheriae includes the following:
- the ccsB gene encoding c-type cytochrome biogenesis protein CcsB: MNVNSNLAQLSDMAFASSFVIYFIALVLSIVYYMKVKGIIDQRREGLEPSTASADKFAGMTQMIAWLGVFVHIASVVLRGLSASRFPFGNLYEYILVISVFAVAVAAGFLQRHELRVMWPWVLTPVLALLFYGGTKLYADSAPVVPALQSFWFPIHVSTVSIGASIGLISGVASLLYLLRMSKNKRLTALTSPLPSAKTLDAIAYRTAIVTVPVFGLGIVLGAIWAESAWGRFWGWDPKETVAFITWILYAAYLHARATAGWRDTKAAWINIVALLTMVFNLFFINIVVSGLHSYAGLN; encoded by the coding sequence ATGAACGTCAACTCGAACCTTGCGCAGCTATCAGATATGGCTTTCGCATCGAGCTTCGTTATTTACTTCATCGCGTTGGTGTTATCCATCGTGTACTACATGAAGGTTAAGGGAATCATTGATCAGCGCCGTGAAGGCCTAGAGCCCTCCACGGCATCGGCGGATAAGTTCGCTGGTATGACGCAGATGATTGCGTGGCTTGGTGTTTTTGTCCACATTGCTTCCGTGGTGTTGCGTGGTTTGTCGGCGAGCCGATTCCCTTTCGGAAACCTCTATGAGTACATCTTGGTGATCAGCGTGTTTGCCGTTGCTGTGGCTGCTGGTTTCTTGCAGCGCCATGAGCTTCGGGTTATGTGGCCGTGGGTGCTTACCCCAGTGTTGGCCTTGTTGTTTTACGGCGGTACTAAGCTGTATGCGGATTCCGCTCCGGTGGTTCCTGCTTTGCAGTCCTTCTGGTTCCCGATTCACGTATCGACGGTTTCCATTGGCGCGTCGATTGGTTTGATTTCTGGGGTGGCGTCCTTGTTGTATCTGCTGCGTATGAGCAAGAACAAGCGTCTTACGGCTTTAACGTCGCCGTTGCCTTCTGCTAAGACGTTGGATGCGATTGCTTACCGTACGGCCATTGTGACTGTGCCAGTTTTTGGTTTGGGTATTGTTCTTGGTGCTATTTGGGCGGAGAGTGCGTGGGGTCGTTTCTGGGGTTGGGACCCTAAGGAGACTGTCGCGTTTATTACTTGGATTTTGTATGCGGCTTATCTGCATGCTCGTGCTACCGCAGGGTGGCGTGACACCAAGGCCGCATGGATCAATATCGTGGCATTGTTAACCATGGTGTTTAACTTGTTCTTTATTAATATTGTGGTGTCAGGCCTGCACTCTTATGCTGGCCTGAATTAG
- a CDS encoding ArsR/SmtB family transcription factor, translating into MQSVKAAALFKVLSDPTRLQLLYLVAENPERLCCVDLSEALAVSAPTVTHHMKKLADANLVTRHKRGKWAYYEIVNDEFARVHELIRTL; encoded by the coding sequence ATGCAATCCGTTAAGGCGGCCGCCCTTTTTAAGGTGCTCTCAGATCCAACGCGCCTCCAACTGCTTTACTTGGTAGCAGAAAATCCCGAACGACTCTGCTGTGTCGATCTCTCAGAGGCACTTGCCGTCTCGGCGCCCACGGTCACACACCACATGAAAAAACTCGCCGATGCCAACCTCGTCACCCGCCACAAACGTGGCAAATGGGCATATTACGAGATAGTCAACGACGAGTTCGCCCGCGTACACGAGCTCATCCGGACGCTCTAA
- a CDS encoding DUF4229 domain-containing protein produces MVSFSGRVLWVDEIKKPVIDPTVKSEARKAVVVYGLARFILFVVLTAVIQLMAVAIQAPVPLLISATLALIVAMPLSVFLFKGVRVRATQAVALWSEQRKAEKDWVKRELSNR; encoded by the coding sequence ATGGTTTCCTTTTCCGGTAGGGTCTTGTGGGTGGATGAAATAAAAAAGCCTGTCATAGACCCTACCGTGAAGTCTGAGGCACGAAAGGCTGTAGTCGTTTATGGTCTTGCACGGTTTATTCTCTTTGTTGTGCTTACCGCGGTTATTCAATTAATGGCGGTGGCTATTCAGGCGCCTGTGCCACTGTTGATTTCGGCTACGTTAGCACTGATCGTTGCTATGCCGCTATCTGTTTTCCTTTTTAAGGGTGTTCGGGTTCGCGCCACTCAGGCTGTGGCTTTGTGGAGTGAGCAGCGCAAGGCGGAAAAGGATTGGGTTAAGCGAGAATTATCAAACCGATAG
- a CDS encoding 1,4-dihydroxy-2-naphthoate polyprenyltransferase: MSQATFADWKEGARPHTWANAFAPVIVGTGAAGAGIVWWKALLALIVAWALIIGVNYANDYSDGIRGTDDDRTGPLRLTGSGLAEPAAVKRAAFIAFGFAGIAGIALSLTSAWWLIAIGLLCVAGAWFYTGGKNPYGYRGLGEVAVFIFFGLVAIMGTQFTQLGHVTYTGFACSVAIGAMSAGVNLVNNLRDIPTDKESGKITLAVRLGDPTTRILYYVLITLPFLASISFFSWGSLGLLALPLAVKAAQPVKNGATGKDLIPVLGTTGKAMLAWSLLTTIGLIILA; encoded by the coding sequence ATGTCTCAAGCAACCTTTGCCGATTGGAAAGAAGGCGCTCGCCCACACACTTGGGCAAACGCCTTCGCGCCCGTCATCGTGGGAACCGGTGCAGCCGGGGCCGGAATCGTATGGTGGAAAGCCTTACTCGCACTCATCGTGGCCTGGGCCCTCATCATCGGGGTCAACTACGCCAACGATTACTCCGACGGCATCCGCGGCACGGATGACGACCGCACCGGTCCCCTCCGCCTCACCGGATCCGGACTTGCCGAGCCGGCAGCAGTAAAACGCGCAGCATTTATCGCCTTCGGATTCGCCGGCATCGCAGGAATTGCCCTATCCCTCACCAGCGCATGGTGGCTCATAGCAATCGGCCTCCTATGCGTCGCGGGAGCATGGTTCTACACCGGCGGAAAAAATCCATACGGATACCGCGGACTTGGCGAGGTTGCCGTCTTCATTTTCTTCGGCCTAGTCGCAATCATGGGCACACAATTCACCCAGCTTGGGCACGTCACATACACAGGATTCGCCTGCTCGGTTGCGATCGGCGCAATGTCCGCAGGAGTAAACCTAGTAAACAACCTGCGCGATATCCCCACAGACAAAGAATCCGGCAAGATCACCCTTGCCGTCCGACTCGGCGATCCCACAACCCGCATTCTGTATTACGTGCTCATCACCTTGCCGTTTCTCGCTTCCATATCGTTTTTCTCTTGGGGATCGCTAGGTTTACTCGCACTCCCCCTAGCGGTCAAAGCTGCACAGCCCGTAAAAAATGGTGCCACAGGAAAGGATCTCATCCCCGTCCTTGGCACCACCGGAAAAGCCATGCTGGCATGGTCACTACTGACCACTATCGGTTTGATAATTCTCGCTTAA